A DNA window from Hippea jasoniae contains the following coding sequences:
- a CDS encoding class I SAM-dependent methyltransferase: protein MIFRDILGYLNGEKFHNGLLVDIPYSDLIFRNNYLLNISKGKKILHIGFVDHLPLIDKKIATDNWLHNKLIKVSKKCIGVDINKEGVEYLQKKYKIKNIFALDILNDEFPSEIVNEQFDYLLLPDVIEHIGNPVLFLSKLKKRFPNVNRFIITTPNAFCLDNIKFALKSKECINTDHRFWFTPYTLSKILIDSGYELDNILFAEHASRLSRRRIIKNILIKKYPMLRDTIIMEVI, encoded by the coding sequence ATGATTTTTAGAGATATTTTAGGATATTTAAATGGAGAAAAGTTTCATAATGGTTTATTGGTTGATATACCGTATAGTGATTTAATATTTAGGAATAACTACTTATTAAATATTTCAAAAGGAAAAAAAATTTTACACATAGGTTTTGTAGATCATTTACCGTTAATTGATAAAAAGATAGCGACAGATAATTGGCTACATAATAAATTGATTAAGGTTTCTAAAAAATGCATTGGAGTGGATATAAATAAAGAGGGAGTTGAATATCTTCAAAAGAAGTATAAAATAAAAAATATTTTTGCATTAGATATACTTAATGATGAATTTCCTTCTGAAATAGTAAATGAACAATTTGATTATTTATTATTGCCTGATGTTATAGAACATATTGGTAATCCAGTGCTATTTTTATCAAAATTGAAAAAAAGATTTCCTAATGTTAATAGATTTATTATTACAACACCAAATGCATTTTGCTTAGATAATATTAAATTTGCTTTGAAAAGTAAAGAATGTATTAATACAGATCATAGATTTTGGTTTACCCCTTATACATTGTCTAAAATTTTGATTGATAGTGGATATGAATTAGATAATATTTTATTTGCAGAACATGCAAGTAGATTATCAAGGAGAAGAATAATAAAAAATATTTTAATTAAAAAATATCCTATGCTGCGAGATACAATTATAATGGAAGTAATATGA
- a CDS encoding lipopolysaccharide biosynthesis protein, translating to MINKLKPKSEFAKNVLTLMTGTTIAQAIPIAISPILTRLYTPEDFGIFALFVSITSILGSIASGSYEYAIMLPKKDEDAINIVALGIIITTIFSFIIFLVVLFFNNKIVKLLNNKEISLWLYFIPLAVLLTGFYNVLNYWNNRKKYYKDLAKATVIKSIANTITQLSLGFIKVGASGLISGQVISQMFANGKLFKNLIKEKTILKKINKNSILFLFKRYIKFPKYSLPNVLIDSFREQGFNILISSVYNITTLGQYYLAQRMLKLPMSIIGSSISQVFLQKMSVVDKRELFNLSWNFVKKALIISLPIFTVVYFFAGDLFIIIFGEKWKTAGDIASILSFWICLTFVSSPLSNIFIILEKQHIVLIYAIIYAIVPIVLIFLMQDFIQMLKLLSFSMIVILVVFIGHIFYILQRERL from the coding sequence GTGATAAATAAACTAAAACCAAAAAGTGAATTTGCAAAAAATGTTTTAACTCTTATGACAGGTACAACTATAGCTCAAGCCATACCAATAGCTATTAGTCCAATTCTTACAAGGCTTTATACTCCTGAAGATTTTGGAATATTTGCCTTGTTTGTATCAATTACTTCTATTTTAGGAAGCATAGCAAGTGGTAGTTATGAATATGCAATAATGCTTCCAAAAAAAGATGAAGATGCTATAAATATTGTGGCTCTTGGTATTATTATAACAACTATTTTTTCATTTATAATTTTTTTAGTCGTTTTATTTTTTAATAACAAAATAGTAAAACTTTTAAATAATAAAGAGATTTCTTTGTGGCTTTATTTCATACCCTTAGCAGTATTACTCACAGGTTTTTATAATGTGCTTAATTACTGGAACAATAGAAAAAAATATTATAAAGATTTGGCAAAAGCTACAGTTATAAAATCAATAGCAAATACTATTACTCAATTAAGTTTAGGGTTTATAAAAGTTGGAGCGAGTGGTCTTATTAGTGGACAAGTAATTTCTCAAATGTTTGCTAATGGGAAGTTATTTAAAAATTTGATCAAAGAAAAAACTATTTTAAAAAAAATAAACAAAAATAGTATACTATTTTTGTTTAAAAGATATATTAAGTTTCCAAAGTACTCTTTGCCTAATGTATTGATTGATTCTTTTAGGGAACAAGGATTTAATATATTAATAAGTTCAGTGTACAATATAACAACTTTAGGACAGTATTACTTAGCTCAGAGAATGTTGAAATTACCAATGTCTATTATTGGAAGTTCAATATCACAAGTTTTTTTACAAAAAATGAGTGTTGTTGATAAAAGAGAACTTTTTAACTTATCTTGGAATTTTGTAAAAAAAGCTTTGATTATTTCATTGCCAATATTTACTGTAGTCTATTTTTTTGCGGGTGATCTGTTTATTATAATATTTGGAGAAAAATGGAAAACTGCTGGAGATATAGCTTCCATTTTATCTTTCTGGATATGCTTAACTTTTGTTTCATCACCATTATCAAATATATTTATTATCTTAGAAAAACAACATATTGTTTTAATATATGCTATTATTTATGCTATTGTACCAATAGTATTGATTTTTTTAATGCAAGACTTTATTCAAATGTTAAAGTTGTTATCTTTTAGTATGATAGTAATTTTGGTTGTATTTATTGGGCATATTTTTTACATTTTACAAAGAGAAAGACTATGA
- a CDS encoding DegT/DnrJ/EryC1/StrS family aminotransferase, giving the protein MKIDFAKLTYQYNLYKNEIDKAIQHVLNHGKYIMGPEINELEEKLCEFTSAKNAITCASGTDALLLAMMALDIKPGDEIITTPFTFIATAETIALLGAKPVFVDIDEKTYNIDVSKIEEKITSKTKGIISVSLYGQPSDLDAINEIAKKYNLFHIVDGAQSFGATYKGKAEVHYCDIYTTSFFPAKPLGCYGDGGAVLTNNDELAEKIKMLRVHGQNKRYNHKYIGINARMDTIQATILNIKLRHYPEDLKKRQQIAEKYTELLNSSTHPLILPFTKDDRTSAWAQYSIRVKNRDEIQAKLKEKGIPTAIHYPMPLHLQECFKYLGYKEGDFPVAERVSKEIISLPMNPYLSDEEIEYIKEALIGDK; this is encoded by the coding sequence ATGAAAATTGACTTTGCAAAACTTACATATCAGTATAATTTGTATAAAAATGAAATAGATAAAGCCATTCAACATGTTTTAAATCATGGGAAATATATTATGGGGCCTGAGATAAATGAGCTTGAAGAAAAATTATGTGAATTTACTAGTGCAAAAAATGCTATAACATGTGCCAGTGGAACAGATGCCTTATTACTTGCTATGATGGCTCTTGATATAAAACCAGGAGATGAAATAATAACAACTCCATTTACTTTTATAGCAACAGCTGAAACAATAGCACTTCTTGGTGCAAAACCTGTATTTGTAGATATAGATGAAAAAACATATAATATTGATGTATCAAAAATAGAAGAAAAAATAACTTCTAAAACAAAAGGTATTATATCAGTTAGTTTATATGGACAGCCAAGCGATTTAGATGCAATTAATGAAATTGCAAAAAAATATAATTTATTTCATATAGTTGATGGTGCTCAAAGTTTTGGAGCCACTTACAAAGGTAAAGCAGAAGTTCATTACTGTGACATATACACAACAAGCTTTTTTCCTGCAAAACCTCTTGGTTGTTATGGAGATGGTGGAGCAGTTTTAACAAATAATGATGAATTAGCTGAGAAAATTAAAATGCTAAGAGTTCATGGGCAAAATAAAAGATACAACCACAAATATATCGGTATTAATGCACGAATGGATACTATACAGGCAACTATTCTGAATATAAAGCTCAGGCATTACCCAGAAGATTTAAAAAAGCGCCAACAGATTGCTGAAAAATACACAGAATTACTCAACTCATCCACCCATCCACTCATTCTACCATTTACTAAAGATGATAGAACAAGTGCATGGGCGCAATATAGTATAAGAGTAAAAAATAGAGATGAAATACAAGCAAAATTAAAAGAAAAAGGAATTCCAACAGCAATTCATTATCCTATGCCACTTCACTTGCAAGAGTGCTTTAAATATCTTGGCTACAAAGAAGGAGATTTTCCAGTGGCTGAGAGAGTTAGTAAAGAGATTATAAGTTTGCCAATGAATCCTTATTTGAGTGATGAGGAGATTGAGTATATTAAAGAGGCCTTAATAGGTGATAAATAA